A region of the Mesotoga infera genome:
AAAACAAATTGATAGCCTATCTGGACAAATACAACAAGAGATTTCTGTATCAGAAAACGGCATACATACTGGGGCACTTTCAGAGCAGATTCCGCCTATCCGAACGATTCTTCCAACTATGCGAACTTGCAAAAGGCAATAGTGTCAGATACCTGTATAATGAAATACGCTATGAATCACCAGCTTACGATTCCAGATGGAAACTCTTCGTCCCGCAAGACCTCATGGCGATAATATCGAAAGGAGTAGCGGATATCGGTGAGATACGATAAGCAAACTATCGGGCAACTAGCTTCAGAACTGGGGTTTGTTCGTGATACATTCGAAAAAGTGCTGAGGTTGGTAGAGGTACTTCAATTCATAGATTCGGATAACCTTCTATCGGAAGCTCTTGCTCTGAAGGGTGGAACGGCAATTAACCTATTCATTATGCAACTTGCGAGACTGTCGGTTGACATAGACCTCGACTACTGCAAGACCATTTCTAAAGAAACTATGATTGAAGATAGACCTGTCATCATAGAGAGAATTGCGCTTTTCATGTCCGCCAACGGTTACAGACATAGCGACAAATCGAAGCGCTACTATTCTCTGGAATCGAGCGTCTTCGAATATACCAATTCGGGAGGAGCAAGAGACAATATCAAAATCGAGATCAATTTCTCTATGAGAGCTCATGTTCTACCAGTCGAAATCAGAAGCACTTTGATTCCCGGAATTCTTCAAGGAGTACACTGTCGGTGCGTAGATCCCATAGAGATACTTGCAAGCAAAATAGTTGCACTTCTTACAAGAGCTGCGGTTCGTGAC
Encoded here:
- a CDS encoding nucleotidyl transferase AbiEii/AbiGii toxin family protein; the protein is MRYDKQTIGQLASELGFVRDTFEKVLRLVEVLQFIDSDNLLSEALALKGGTAINLFIMQLARLSVDIDLDYCKTISKETMIEDRPVIIERIALFMSANGYRHSDKSKRYYSLESSVFEYTNSGGARDNIKIEINFSMRAHVLPVEIRSTLIPGILQGVHCRCVDPIEILASKIVALLTRAAVRDLYDANRMISHLSLSENDKELLRKCILFYFSIGSSGIPESLDFAMLKRITEYRIRTELLPVLRKTEKIDLDEILKGVEKFLSNLLVFTARESKFIDKFGKRDYNPELLFDDSQIVERIKHHPMALWKTNNENN